From a region of the Syngnathus scovelli strain Florida chromosome 19, RoL_Ssco_1.2, whole genome shotgun sequence genome:
- the LOC125987447 gene encoding coiled-coil domain-containing protein 106, giving the protein MNPASSSDDPSAPAHVAVATAAGGGGGGGFSPESYDGSFPLEESMERPASCQHGQHMMDEPGAQEATPSPYGPFILVSNLRAHLYVALEKNAWLQRRIEELEEERNFLRCQLDRLIVGVRGGLEEWCGGTQRGVTIQTDGPVCPPSPMTTRSGLIRKRLPGPVLLSHHGPAIPVKQEIRLKEERFYTDEEYLEEQEEGEGEEDEDEGQDSLLEVGSTTRKGRGVKMRRIFRITHSRERQRVKDPEGVLIRYKKILATYQRVRSMSRAFQIHGVDRNTMASTSPIAELLLVAPDKMDVVGEFEAAKEKLLDYARRCYKIMDEQTHVKVEKMKKNHKLLPISYRFRN; this is encoded by the exons ATGAATCCAGCAAGCAGCTCGGACGATCCAAGCGCGCCAG CTCACGTCGCGGTGGCGACggcagctggaggaggaggaggaggaggtttcTCCCCAGAATCATACGATGGATCTTTCCCCTTGGAGGAAAGCATGGAGAGGCCCGCGTCCTGCCAGCACGGCCAGCACATGATGGACG AGCCCGGCGCGCAGGAGGCGACCCCCTCGCCGTACGGGCCCTTCATCCTGGTCTCCAATTTGCGGGCTCACCTCTACGTGGCGCTGGAGAAGAACGCCTGGCTACAGCGGCGCAtcgaggagctggaggaggagcgcAACTTCCTGCGCTGCCAACTGGATCGCCTCATCGTGGGCGTGCGGGGGGGGCTGGAGG AGTGGTGCGGGGGCACTCAGCGCGGTGTGACGATTCAGACTGATGGACCCGTTTGCCCCCCCTCTCCCATGACCACCCGCTCTGGACTGATCCGCAAACGCCTGCCGGGCCCTGTGCTGCTATCTCACCACGGGCCCGCCATCCCCG TTAAGCAGGAGATTCGCCTGAAGGAGGAAAGGTTCTACACGGACGAGGAGTACctggaggagcaggaggaaggggagggggaggaggatgaggacgaAGGGCAGGACTCTTTGCTGGAGGTTGGTAGCACCACGAGGAAGGGCCGCGGGGTGAAAATGAGGAGGATCTTCCGCATCACGCACAGCAGGGAGAGGCAGAGAG TCAAAGACCCGGAAGGGGTTCTGATCCGCTATAAGAAGATCCTGGCAACCTACCAGCGCGTGAGGAGCATGTCCCGAGCGTTCCAGATCCACGGGGTGGACCGCAACACCATGGCCTCCACCTCGCCCATCGCTGAGCTCCTGCTGGTGGCACCGGACAAG ATGGACGTGGTGGGCGAGTTTGAGGCGGCCAAGGAGAAGCTGCTGGACTACGCCAGGCGCTGCTACAAAATCATGGATGAGCAGACGCACGTCaaagtggagaagatgaagaagaatCACAAGCTGCTGCCCATCTCCTACCGCTTCAGGAACTAA
- the LOC125987469 gene encoding recoverin-like: MGNSKSGAVSKEILEDLKLHTKFSETEITQWYDNFKRQCPTGRLTKEEFEVIYSKFFPDSDGNTYAQHVFRSFDTNDDGTLDFKEYIIALHMTSTGKTTRKLEWAFSLFDVDKNGYITKSEVKEICTAIFKLIPKDEVNKLPEDENTAEKRAEKLWKFFDKAENERVAEGEFIQGVLDNDEALRLIQYEPLK; the protein is encoded by the exons ATGGGAAACTCCAAGAGTGGCGCTGTGTCCAAGGAGATCCTGGAGGATCTGAAGCTCCACACAAAGTTCTCGGAGACGGAGATCACGCAGTGGTATGACAACTTCAAGAGGCAGTGCCCCACCGGCCGCCTCACCAAGGAGGAGTTTGAGGTTATCTACAGCAAGTTCTTCCCGGATAGCGATGGCAACACTTACGCGCAGCACGTCTTCCGATCCTTCGACACCAACGACGATGGCACCCTAGACTTCAAGGAGTACATCATCGCCCTGCACATGACCTCCACTGGAAAGACCACCCGCAAGCTGGAGTGGGCCTTCTCGCTCTTCGACGTGGACAAGAACGGATACATCACCAAGTCCGAGGTCAAGGAAATTTGCACG GCCATTTTTAAGCTGATTCCCAAAGACGAGGTGAACAAACTTCCCGAGGATGAAAACACAGCCGAAAAAAGGGCAGAAAAACTTTGGAAGTTCTTTGACAAGGCAGAAAACG AGCGCGTGGCCGAGGGCGAGTTCATCCAAGGGGTTCTGGACAACGACGAGGCCCTCCGCTTGATCCAGTACGAGCCACTCAAGTAG